The Phyllopteryx taeniolatus isolate TA_2022b chromosome 17, UOR_Ptae_1.2, whole genome shotgun sequence genome window below encodes:
- the znf346 gene encoding zinc finger protein 346 isoform X2, whose amino-acid sequence MMAVAMETEQFPYLPSGLDQVNKMIKEHGDLFTDNLCSVCNAVLISESQKLAHYQSKKHGNKVRRYLSIQNEKEPDSKKLKSTSSDSYDANNGESDPMKICDTCKMTFTSAVMAHSHYQGKIHAKNLKLKSVDPLMRQQAAPAPSKKKAAAAEAAAAAATATGEGGEGSDKDPNRFCSICQASFNNALMAQQHYSGKKHKKQLTKQDLMKIYGTPATPASTAKGLPCTLCNIELNSVDQYQSHISGAKHKNQMKKSGQSPSDSQQSSAPQNKSADEDEELAENNYDEQPDNGAYQFRSSSEQLASGEDQFVTEENLFETEENFFGIGGNTFPAADDQYNESS is encoded by the exons ATGATGGCGGTCGCGATGGAGACTGAACAATTCCCTTACTTGCCTTCTGGGCTTGATCAAG TCAATAAGATGATTAAGGAGCACGGCGACCTGTTCACAGATAACCTGTGCAGTGTCTGCAATGCTGTCCTCATCTCTGAGTCGCAGAAGTTGGCTCACTATCAG AGCAAGAAACATGGCAACAAGGTGCGACGTTACCTTTCGATCCAAAACGAGAAGGAGCCAGACTCAAAAAAGCTCAAGTCTACATCCTCTGACAGT TACGACGCCAACAATGGCGAGTCGGACCCGATGAAGATTTGTGACACCTGCAAGATGACCTTTACGTCCGCTGTCATGGCGCACTCTCACTACCAGGGAAAGATCCACGCCAAGAACCTGAAACTCAAATCGGTGGATCCTCTGATGC GCCAACAGGCCGCACCGGCTCCATCCAAGAAGAAAGCAGCGGCGGccgaggcggcggcggcagcggcgaCGGCGACCGGGGAGGGCGGCGAGGGGAGCGACAAAGACCCCAACCGCTTCTGCTCCATCTGCCAGGCGTCCTTCAACAACGCGCTGATGGCCCAGCAGCACTACTCGGGCAAGAAGCACAAGAAACAACTGACCAAGCAGGACCTGATGAAGATCTACGGCACGCCCGCCACACCGG cgTCCACAGCAAAGGGCTTGCCGTGTACCCTCTGCAACATTGAGCTCAACTCTGTGGATCAGTACCAGTCTCACATCAGCGGGGCCAAACATAAGAACCA AATGAAAAAATCTGGCCAGAGCCCGTCCGACAGCCAGCAGTCATCGGCTCCCCAGAACAAGAGCGCTGACGAAGACGAAGAGCTTGCCGAAAACAACTACGACGAGCAGCCCGACAACGGCGCCTACCAGTTCCGCTCATCGAGCGAGCAGTTGGCGTCGGGGGAGGACCAGTTTGTGACGGAAGAAAACCTTTTCGAGACGGAAGAGAACTTCTTCGGGATCGGAGGCAACACTTTTCCCGCTGCAGACGACCAATACAACGAAAGCAGCTAG
- the znf346 gene encoding zinc finger protein 346 isoform X1: MMAVAMETEQFPYLPSGLDQVNKMIKEHGDLFTDNLCSVCNAVLISESQKLAHYQSKKHGNKVRRYLSIQNEKEPDSKKLKSTSSDSYDANNGESDPMKICDTCKMTFTSAVMAHSHYQGKIHAKNLKLKSVDPLMLGQQAAPAPSKKKAAAAEAAAAAATATGEGGEGSDKDPNRFCSICQASFNNALMAQQHYSGKKHKKQLTKQDLMKIYGTPATPASTAKGLPCTLCNIELNSVDQYQSHISGAKHKNQMKKSGQSPSDSQQSSAPQNKSADEDEELAENNYDEQPDNGAYQFRSSSEQLASGEDQFVTEENLFETEENFFGIGGNTFPAADDQYNESS, translated from the exons ATGATGGCGGTCGCGATGGAGACTGAACAATTCCCTTACTTGCCTTCTGGGCTTGATCAAG TCAATAAGATGATTAAGGAGCACGGCGACCTGTTCACAGATAACCTGTGCAGTGTCTGCAATGCTGTCCTCATCTCTGAGTCGCAGAAGTTGGCTCACTATCAG AGCAAGAAACATGGCAACAAGGTGCGACGTTACCTTTCGATCCAAAACGAGAAGGAGCCAGACTCAAAAAAGCTCAAGTCTACATCCTCTGACAGT TACGACGCCAACAATGGCGAGTCGGACCCGATGAAGATTTGTGACACCTGCAAGATGACCTTTACGTCCGCTGTCATGGCGCACTCTCACTACCAGGGAAAGATCCACGCCAAGAACCTGAAACTCAAATCGGTGGATCCTCTGATGC TAGGCCAACAGGCCGCACCGGCTCCATCCAAGAAGAAAGCAGCGGCGGccgaggcggcggcggcagcggcgaCGGCGACCGGGGAGGGCGGCGAGGGGAGCGACAAAGACCCCAACCGCTTCTGCTCCATCTGCCAGGCGTCCTTCAACAACGCGCTGATGGCCCAGCAGCACTACTCGGGCAAGAAGCACAAGAAACAACTGACCAAGCAGGACCTGATGAAGATCTACGGCACGCCCGCCACACCGG cgTCCACAGCAAAGGGCTTGCCGTGTACCCTCTGCAACATTGAGCTCAACTCTGTGGATCAGTACCAGTCTCACATCAGCGGGGCCAAACATAAGAACCA AATGAAAAAATCTGGCCAGAGCCCGTCCGACAGCCAGCAGTCATCGGCTCCCCAGAACAAGAGCGCTGACGAAGACGAAGAGCTTGCCGAAAACAACTACGACGAGCAGCCCGACAACGGCGCCTACCAGTTCCGCTCATCGAGCGAGCAGTTGGCGTCGGGGGAGGACCAGTTTGTGACGGAAGAAAACCTTTTCGAGACGGAAGAGAACTTCTTCGGGATCGGAGGCAACACTTTTCCCGCTGCAGACGACCAATACAACGAAAGCAGCTAG